Proteins encoded within one genomic window of Candidatus Polarisedimenticolia bacterium:
- a CDS encoding L,D-transpeptidase family protein, whose product MRRAALLLAVLCIISACGRPPLDDMDAARSAMERAEAAEGVSRASAPCAAAREALVLAEAEVRLESRRRALSRDFEEAARLMSEARIAAEICAYQATVARARIRTRAGAAIKELTAVLPRVHALARHAWDADSAQAILQADVALGEAKRAFEKGEYERALEAAERGRSRLAGAVGELNRAFDALHSSPRRAVWRRWVKETLKESTATGKPVIIVDKLRRQLRLFKGKDEVASYRADLGLAGVATKTQAGDDATPEGRYRVTEVRGPGQTRYYRALMLDYPNAEDRERFRRLQRSGQVPKGKGIGSLIEIHGNGGRSQDWTQGCVALENDEMDDLVPRVKVGTAVTIVGTIPEEVVP is encoded by the coding sequence TTGAGGCGCGCTGCACTCCTCCTCGCGGTCCTGTGCATCATCTCCGCGTGCGGGCGTCCTCCTCTCGACGACATGGATGCGGCCCGCTCGGCGATGGAGCGGGCGGAGGCCGCCGAGGGGGTCTCGCGCGCCTCGGCCCCGTGCGCCGCGGCCCGGGAGGCGCTGGTGCTGGCCGAGGCCGAGGTTCGGCTGGAGTCCCGTCGCCGGGCGCTGTCCCGGGACTTCGAAGAGGCCGCGCGCCTCATGTCCGAGGCCCGGATCGCGGCGGAGATCTGCGCCTACCAGGCGACCGTGGCGCGGGCCCGCATCAGGACACGCGCGGGCGCGGCGATCAAGGAGCTGACCGCCGTGTTGCCGCGGGTGCACGCGCTGGCACGCCATGCCTGGGACGCGGACAGCGCCCAGGCCATCCTGCAGGCCGACGTGGCCCTGGGGGAGGCGAAGCGGGCGTTCGAGAAGGGGGAGTATGAACGGGCGCTGGAGGCGGCGGAGCGCGGGCGCTCCCGCCTCGCCGGAGCGGTCGGCGAGCTCAACCGCGCCTTCGATGCGCTGCACAGCAGCCCGCGGCGCGCCGTGTGGAGACGGTGGGTGAAGGAGACGCTCAAAGAGAGCACGGCGACCGGCAAGCCGGTCATCATCGTCGACAAGCTGCGGCGGCAGCTCCGGCTGTTCAAGGGGAAGGACGAGGTGGCCTCGTATCGTGCCGATCTGGGGCTGGCCGGCGTGGCCACCAAGACGCAGGCGGGGGACGACGCGACACCGGAAGGACGCTACCGCGTGACCGAGGTCCGCGGTCCGGGTCAGACCAGGTACTATCGCGCTCTCATGCTCGATTATCCGAACGCCGAGGACCGTGAGCGGTTCCGCAGGCTGCAGCGCAGCGGCCAGGTCCCGAAGGGGAAGGGGATCGGCAGCCTGATCGAGATCCACGGCAACGGGGGACGGAGCCAGGACTGGACCCAGGGGTGCGTGGCCCTCGAAAACGACGAGATGGACGATCTCGTCCCGAGAGTGAAGGTCGGGACGGCGGTGACGATCGTCGGGACGATTCCGGAAGAGGTGGTGCCGTGA
- the proC gene encoding pyrroline-5-carboxylate reductase: MKPQKGIRKIAVLGAGKIGESLIGGLIDAGLVARDQVVATARHQERLDSLSARFRVATTLDNAQAVRGASVVILAVKPQAMGEVLAGIRGRVTRQQLVLSVAASVDTAFIEKRLGPRVPIVRAMPNTPCLARQGMTVLARGRFADAQHLEVARRIFEPLGRCLILEERHMDAVTGLSASGPAYIYVVIESLAEGGVKVGLPRDVATTLAAQMVLGSATMVLQTGEHPAKLKDGVTTPAGCTIDGLLELEEGGLRVTLIKAVVRATRRAAELIHG, encoded by the coding sequence ATGAAGCCGCAGAAGGGGATACGGAAGATCGCCGTCCTGGGGGCCGGGAAGATCGGCGAGAGCCTGATCGGCGGCCTGATCGACGCCGGGCTCGTGGCGCGCGATCAGGTCGTGGCGACCGCGAGGCATCAGGAGCGCCTGGACTCGCTGTCCGCCCGCTTCCGCGTCGCCACGACCCTCGACAACGCCCAGGCGGTGCGCGGCGCATCGGTCGTCATCCTCGCCGTCAAGCCGCAGGCCATGGGCGAGGTCCTCGCCGGCATCCGGGGACGGGTGACGCGCCAGCAGCTGGTCCTGTCGGTGGCCGCCTCCGTGGACACGGCGTTCATCGAGAAGCGGCTCGGTCCGCGCGTTCCGATCGTGCGCGCCATGCCGAACACCCCCTGCCTGGCGCGGCAGGGGATGACGGTCCTGGCGCGGGGTCGCTTCGCCGACGCCCAGCACCTGGAAGTCGCGCGCCGGATCTTCGAGCCGCTCGGGCGCTGCCTGATCCTGGAAGAGCGGCACATGGACGCGGTGACCGGCCTGTCGGCTTCGGGGCCCGCCTACATCTACGTCGTCATCGAGTCGCTTGCGGAGGGGGGGGTGAAGGTCGGCCTGCCGCGCGACGTGGCCACCACCCTGGCGGCGCAGATGGTGCTCGGATCGGCCACCATGGTCCTGCAGACGGGGGAGCATCCCGCCAAGCTCAAGGATGGGGTGACCACGCCGGCTGGGTGTACGATCGACGGGCTCCTCGAGCTGGAGGAGGGGGGGCTGCGGGTGACGCTGATCAAGGCGGTCGTCCGCGCCACCCGGCGGGCCGCGGAGCTCATCCACGGATGA
- a CDS encoding glycosyltransferase family 39 protein — MGRPREWSSHPLVLGGLVLVFFLQVFSESRSKSTTFDETAHIGAGLSYLKTGEFKVNLQHPPLLKEIAALPLLLIGARLPISPEDWAAIDDTPDPFFQWQLGNEVLFENGEGRVVSWSRFPFVLLSIALAGLIVAWGRKLLGATAAACALLLHVFDPTIVAHAPLVATDSGLALFAVLFFFALWHYLNHRSLKRLVWCGLALGLLLGAKFSGVFLMMAGFALLVWATRWIPAAVPMRQSTLVDPYASEEGGQRLAWCLYAFLAMCAVAALVLHALYLFPRNPFLYIEGIKIINADHDPGYWAFMAGQFKPRFLTYYLVSYLLKEPLPAIILAAIGAWALVRRGAAPAMDRAFLLLPPIFFFAVYTLFSDNLGFRYMIPALPFLHLVGGAGLASLLKDGGAWRKASACVLIAWMVVAGTGIYPDHLSYFNEMACLLSDPGKTGLDGGARCGYLWLDDSNVDWGQSLNQLKDWLARHPPSGVLRFAYFGSVRPEHLGIEAVRVTVEDLQRGPSPGTYALSAHILARAIGRLRARHGDGPDNWLLHLRPTAIVGHAYYIYDVPSAP, encoded by the coding sequence ATGGGCCGGCCTCGTGAATGGTCATCGCACCCGCTCGTTCTGGGCGGACTCGTCCTGGTCTTCTTTCTTCAAGTGTTCAGCGAGAGCCGGTCCAAGTCGACCACGTTCGACGAGACGGCGCACATCGGCGCCGGGCTCTCGTACCTGAAGACGGGGGAATTCAAGGTCAACCTGCAGCACCCGCCTCTCCTCAAGGAGATCGCGGCGCTCCCCCTGCTCCTGATCGGCGCCCGGCTTCCGATCTCGCCGGAGGACTGGGCGGCGATCGACGACACGCCCGATCCGTTCTTCCAGTGGCAGCTCGGCAACGAGGTGCTCTTCGAAAACGGGGAGGGGCGCGTCGTGTCGTGGTCGCGCTTTCCGTTCGTCCTGCTGTCGATCGCCCTGGCGGGCCTGATCGTCGCCTGGGGCCGGAAGCTCCTGGGGGCGACCGCGGCGGCATGCGCCCTCCTGCTCCATGTCTTCGATCCGACCATCGTGGCCCACGCCCCCCTGGTCGCCACCGACTCGGGTCTCGCGCTCTTCGCCGTGCTGTTCTTCTTCGCCCTCTGGCACTACCTCAATCACCGGAGCCTGAAGCGGCTCGTCTGGTGCGGTCTCGCTCTCGGACTGCTCCTGGGCGCGAAATTTTCCGGCGTCTTCCTGATGATGGCCGGCTTCGCTCTCCTGGTCTGGGCGACGCGCTGGATCCCCGCGGCGGTGCCGATGCGCCAGTCGACGCTGGTCGACCCCTACGCCTCGGAGGAGGGCGGGCAGAGACTCGCCTGGTGCCTGTACGCCTTTCTCGCCATGTGCGCCGTCGCGGCCCTCGTGCTGCACGCCTTGTACCTGTTTCCGCGCAACCCGTTCCTGTACATCGAGGGGATCAAGATCATCAACGCCGATCACGATCCGGGGTACTGGGCCTTCATGGCCGGGCAGTTCAAGCCGCGTTTCCTGACCTATTACCTGGTCTCGTACCTGCTCAAGGAGCCGCTCCCGGCGATCATCCTGGCCGCGATCGGAGCGTGGGCGCTCGTGCGGCGAGGGGCCGCGCCGGCCATGGACCGGGCCTTCCTCCTCCTGCCGCCGATCTTCTTCTTCGCGGTCTACACGCTCTTTTCGGACAACCTCGGCTTCCGCTACATGATTCCCGCGCTGCCGTTCCTGCACCTGGTCGGCGGGGCCGGCCTGGCGTCTCTCCTCAAGGACGGAGGGGCCTGGCGGAAGGCGTCCGCCTGCGTTCTCATCGCGTGGATGGTCGTCGCCGGGACCGGCATCTATCCTGACCATCTCTCGTACTTCAACGAGATGGCCTGCCTGCTCTCGGACCCCGGGAAGACGGGCCTGGACGGAGGCGCTCGCTGCGGGTACCTCTGGCTCGACGACAGCAACGTCGACTGGGGGCAGAGCCTGAACCAGCTGAAAGACTGGCTGGCCCGCCACCCCCCCAGCGGGGTTCTCAGGTTCGCTTATTTCGGCAGCGTCCGCCCCGAGCACCTGGGGATCGAGGCGGTCCGTGTCACCGTCGAGGACCTGCAGCGAGGACCGAGTCCGGGCACCTACGCATTGAGCGCCCACATCCTGGCCCGCGCGATCGGCCGGCTGCGCGCCCGGCACGGTGACGGGCCGGACAACTGGCTCCTGCATCTCCGTCCGACCGCAATCGTCGGCCACGCCTATTACATCTACGACGTCCCATCCGCCCCCTGA
- a CDS encoding glycosyltransferase family 39 protein produces MARAESSRSSTGNGPPGKDPWEARAVPLALVLLAVLLLQGLIFIGESSQTSDEAAHLAAGYSYLTKGDFRLNPEHPPLIKEWAALPLLPLDLAFPSGALWEQSEEWNIGRLFVHENRLPNDTLLLLGRLPVLLLSLLLGWFLFRWGRTLFGARGALLGLALYVLDPNVVAHSSLVTTDLGETLFIYLAVYALWTWTERPSPARLAVCGAMVGGAFASKYTSIWLVPIFGALLCGLLLLRFPVAAIPWRRGPGDPRAPLSRRLAGLVLAALCVAAVSFLVLAACYGFTGLPAYVVGLQRGLYHSGTGHMAYLNGAYSEDGWWYYFLYAYLVKTPIGTLLLVAWTLAALLRGRRLRMKEEMFLWIPIAGVVAITSLWKVNIGLRHILPIYPFLYVAAGRILMPRAEADPGRAGRPAAVLTAACLAWNVVAAAGIAPHHLAYFNEIVGGPRNGHLHLLDSNLDWGQSAKALRRYAEQENLPVIYCAFSGNSDPWYYGLRYQYTPGSGNLDNAKTRPVRVPADAPREVVAISAMVLHSVHFLDETDKGSVASHDLYEPFRSQTPVATPGYSFLVYDITRSAGAHSYFAALHLSFRQLELAGYEAGKALAIDPRNAVALAVLEKLRESVSPPTTGGDPSKAPAPWRP; encoded by the coding sequence ATGGCCAGAGCGGAATCCAGCCGATCTTCAACAGGAAACGGACCGCCGGGGAAGGACCCCTGGGAGGCGCGCGCCGTTCCGCTCGCTCTCGTCCTGCTCGCCGTCCTTCTCCTCCAGGGGCTGATCTTCATCGGCGAGTCCTCCCAGACGAGCGACGAGGCGGCGCACCTTGCCGCCGGTTACTCGTACCTGACGAAGGGCGATTTTCGCCTGAACCCCGAGCATCCCCCCCTGATCAAGGAATGGGCGGCCCTGCCGCTTCTCCCGCTCGACCTGGCGTTCCCCTCGGGGGCCCTGTGGGAGCAGTCCGAGGAGTGGAACATAGGCCGCCTGTTCGTGCATGAGAACCGGCTCCCGAACGACACGCTGCTCCTGCTCGGCCGGCTGCCGGTCCTGCTCCTGTCACTCCTGCTCGGCTGGTTCCTCTTCCGCTGGGGGCGGACGCTGTTCGGGGCGCGCGGCGCGCTTCTGGGCCTGGCGCTGTACGTGCTCGATCCGAACGTCGTCGCGCATTCGTCCCTGGTGACCACCGACCTCGGCGAGACGCTGTTCATCTACCTCGCCGTCTACGCCCTGTGGACCTGGACGGAGCGTCCGTCCCCCGCGAGGCTCGCCGTGTGCGGCGCCATGGTCGGGGGGGCCTTCGCCTCCAAATACACCTCGATCTGGCTGGTGCCGATCTTCGGGGCTCTGCTTTGCGGCTTGCTCCTGCTGCGCTTCCCGGTGGCGGCGATCCCCTGGAGGAGGGGCCCGGGCGATCCGCGCGCGCCGCTGTCGCGGCGGCTGGCCGGCCTCGTCCTGGCCGCGCTCTGCGTGGCGGCGGTTTCCTTCTTGGTCCTGGCGGCCTGCTACGGCTTCACCGGCCTGCCGGCGTACGTCGTCGGCCTGCAGCGCGGCCTTTACCACTCCGGCACCGGACACATGGCCTACCTGAACGGCGCGTACTCGGAGGACGGCTGGTGGTACTACTTTCTGTATGCCTACCTGGTCAAGACGCCGATTGGCACGCTCCTGCTCGTCGCCTGGACGCTGGCCGCCCTGCTGCGCGGGCGCCGGCTCCGCATGAAGGAGGAGATGTTCCTCTGGATCCCGATCGCGGGGGTCGTCGCGATCACCTCCCTGTGGAAGGTCAATATCGGCCTGCGGCACATCCTGCCCATCTATCCGTTCCTGTACGTCGCGGCCGGGCGGATTCTCATGCCGCGCGCCGAAGCCGATCCCGGCCGGGCAGGCCGCCCGGCGGCCGTCCTGACGGCGGCGTGCCTCGCCTGGAACGTGGTCGCGGCCGCGGGCATCGCGCCGCACCACCTGGCCTATTTCAACGAGATCGTCGGCGGGCCGCGCAACGGCCACCTCCACCTGCTCGATTCCAACCTGGACTGGGGGCAGTCGGCCAAGGCCCTGCGCCGCTATGCCGAGCAGGAGAACCTGCCGGTGATCTACTGCGCCTTCTCGGGGAACTCCGATCCCTGGTATTACGGGCTGCGGTACCAGTACACCCCCGGCTCGGGAAACCTGGACAATGCCAAGACGCGCCCGGTGCGCGTCCCCGCGGATGCGCCCCGGGAGGTCGTGGCGATCAGCGCCATGGTCCTGCATTCGGTCCATTTCCTCGACGAGACCGACAAGGGGTCGGTGGCCTCGCACGATCTGTACGAGCCGTTTCGCAGCCAGACCCCCGTGGCCACGCCCGGATACTCCTTCCTGGTGTACGACATCACGCGGAGCGCCGGCGCGCACTCCTATTTCGCCGCCCTGCATCTGAGCTTCCGGCAGCTCGAGCTGGCCGGCTACGAAGCCGGCAAGGCGCTCGCGATCGACCCGCGCAATGCGGTCGCCCTGGCGGTCCTCGAGAAGCTCAGGGAGAGCGTTTCCCCCCCGACGACCGGCGGAGACCCTTCAAAAGCGCCCGCGCCTTGGCGTCCATGA
- a CDS encoding tetratricopeptide repeat protein: MTVGPDTAAADGVRRSLLALAAVCLLVNLPALRPGFIHDDHKIIEQNERIRDLSRAPRLFGSGYWTTGDVEVPSLYRPVTILSFALNHAVSGLRPFPFRLFNLLAHLLNTWLVFRIAERAFRTAPELVSGPGERALPVPLFAALLFAVHPAHTEALGEVVGRAELLAGAGVLGSVLAFLRGRDAEADAPGAGRTERRGVRPWRDYALSIALVVLGFLSKENAVVAPALIVAADLLIVRRRPAWAFHLTSVMALLSALGLRSAALGGLNPMGAIPFIDNPIGHAPFLEARLTALKVLARYAGLFVWPGRMSIDYSYRAILPAAGIADAGSLAGLLILLAWITGVVVSWRKAPGLAFALTLLGLPFVPVANLLFPIGTIMAERLMYLPSAGFCLTAAAILAQTAARLRPTGPVPRRISPALMAAGVLLAALSARTIVRLREWRDDYTIFRAAVRVAPDSVRALFNYGAACEARGHDDEAVAAYRKAIGLWPDFGDAHYNLAGIEARRKRWEDAVEHYLSALRLQPGNVQYLVNLARSLTALGRGAEARDYLRRAIVVDPGSALAFTNMGAAELSLRNPQAAIAAYEEAVRLEPDNADYVRNLGVAQHQAGDRRAAASFQRALALRPGDPDLLDGLGLALLDAQQTEAARQALRQAVSARPDHPVYHYHLARALEQAGDLAAAATEHREAIRLAPSVPVPYRALGLLLERMGDRDGALAALERAAALDPGGTVMDAKARALLKGLRRSSGGKRSP, encoded by the coding sequence GTGACCGTCGGGCCGGACACGGCCGCGGCGGATGGGGTCCGGCGCTCGCTGCTCGCCCTGGCGGCGGTCTGTCTCCTGGTGAACCTCCCGGCCCTGCGTCCGGGGTTCATTCACGACGACCACAAGATCATCGAGCAGAACGAACGGATCCGCGACCTGTCGCGGGCGCCGCGCCTGTTCGGGAGCGGCTATTGGACCACCGGCGACGTCGAGGTGCCGAGCCTCTACCGCCCGGTCACCATTCTGTCGTTCGCCCTGAACCACGCCGTCTCCGGCCTGCGCCCCTTCCCGTTCCGTCTGTTCAACCTGTTGGCGCATCTCCTGAACACCTGGCTCGTCTTCCGGATCGCGGAGCGCGCGTTCCGTACGGCCCCGGAGCTGGTGTCGGGGCCCGGGGAGCGCGCCCTGCCCGTGCCCCTCTTCGCGGCCCTTCTGTTCGCCGTCCATCCGGCGCATACCGAGGCGCTCGGGGAGGTGGTGGGGCGAGCCGAGCTCCTGGCCGGGGCGGGTGTCCTCGGCTCCGTTCTCGCCTTCCTGCGCGGCAGGGACGCGGAGGCCGACGCGCCGGGCGCCGGCCGGACGGAGCGGCGAGGCGTTCGGCCGTGGCGTGACTACGCCCTGTCGATCGCGCTGGTGGTGCTCGGCTTCCTCTCCAAGGAGAACGCCGTGGTGGCCCCGGCGCTCATCGTGGCCGCCGACCTCCTCATCGTGCGCCGCCGGCCCGCCTGGGCCTTTCACCTGACGTCGGTCATGGCCCTGCTGTCTGCGCTCGGGCTCCGGTCCGCCGCGCTCGGGGGCCTCAATCCCATGGGAGCGATCCCGTTCATCGACAATCCGATTGGCCACGCGCCGTTTCTGGAGGCCCGGCTGACGGCTCTCAAGGTCCTGGCCCGGTACGCCGGCCTCTTCGTCTGGCCGGGCCGGATGTCGATCGACTACTCGTATCGGGCGATCCTTCCGGCCGCCGGGATTGCGGATGCCGGATCGCTCGCGGGGCTCCTGATCCTGCTCGCGTGGATCACGGGCGTGGTGGTGTCGTGGAGGAAGGCCCCCGGGCTGGCCTTCGCGCTGACGCTTCTCGGCCTCCCCTTCGTGCCGGTCGCCAACCTCCTGTTCCCGATCGGGACGATCATGGCGGAGCGCCTGATGTACCTGCCCTCCGCCGGATTCTGCCTGACGGCGGCGGCGATCCTCGCCCAGACGGCGGCGCGCCTCCGGCCGACCGGCCCGGTGCCGCGTCGCATCAGCCCGGCGCTCATGGCGGCGGGAGTCCTTCTGGCGGCGCTCTCGGCACGGACCATCGTGCGGCTCCGGGAATGGCGCGACGACTACACGATCTTCCGCGCCGCGGTGCGCGTCGCGCCGGACAGCGTTCGAGCGCTGTTCAATTATGGCGCGGCCTGCGAGGCGCGGGGCCACGACGATGAAGCGGTCGCGGCCTACCGGAAGGCCATCGGCCTGTGGCCCGACTTCGGCGACGCCCACTACAACCTGGCGGGGATCGAGGCGCGCCGGAAGCGATGGGAGGACGCGGTCGAGCACTACCTTTCCGCCCTCCGCCTGCAGCCGGGGAACGTGCAGTACCTGGTGAACCTGGCGAGGAGCCTCACGGCCCTCGGACGGGGGGCGGAGGCGCGGGACTACCTGCGCCGCGCGATCGTCGTCGATCCGGGGAGCGCCCTGGCCTTCACCAACATGGGGGCCGCCGAGCTCTCGCTGCGGAACCCGCAGGCGGCGATCGCGGCCTACGAGGAGGCCGTGCGCCTCGAGCCGGACAACGCCGATTACGTCCGGAACCTCGGTGTGGCGCAGCACCAGGCGGGGGACCGGCGGGCGGCGGCGAGCTTCCAGAGAGCGCTGGCCCTCCGGCCGGGGGACCCCGACCTGCTCGACGGCCTGGGGCTGGCCCTTCTGGACGCGCAGCAGACCGAGGCGGCCCGGCAGGCGCTGCGGCAGGCGGTGTCCGCGCGGCCCGACCATCCGGTCTACCACTACCATCTGGCCCGGGCGTTGGAGCAGGCGGGGGATCTGGCGGCCGCCGCCACGGAACACCGCGAGGCGATCCGTCTGGCGCCGTCCGTCCCCGTTCCCTACCGGGCGCTCGGTCTGCTCCTCGAACGCATGGGAGACCGTGACGGGGCGCTCGCGGCGCTCGAGCGCGCCGCCGCGCTCGATCCCGGCGGCACCGTCATGGACGCCAAGGCGCGGGCGCTTTTGAAGGGTCTCCGCCGGTCGTCGGGGGGGAAACGCTCTCCCTGA
- a CDS encoding sulfatase, whose translation MGDGRAPGIPSRDICRSLGPALLLLALGACSGAGAPPGPARNGPNVLLITVDTLRPDHLGCYGYRRPTSRSIDTLARRGVVFKQAITAAGRTVQSFPSILTGVYPMVHGLRYEGQSFEAMKGRLTLTGALKKRGYESFAVTQGLNVGLHYDFDLYDPDIYLDPEGKRVYVPSRSDSDATRKAVQWLRNRKRKEAPFFLWMRYNAPHWPYEAPAPYTEMFDPDYKGPHDFNDEAGPGVERGDIIFGKTRLPARQIEHAVAHYDGEVACADHAVGELLGVLQGMDLLKATLVVLTADHGESLGEHDYFFEHGAYLYEPTVRVPLIISYPPSLPAGIVVPTVARTIDIVPTVLQLAGLPIPSGLQGVSLVPWMRGGKEPGPLAYSESGRNFYKENPRQYVEGVAGKWRMLRSDRFKLIMIPRASGEPDWEFYDLESDPGETAGAAGRFPADEAVLRRALLDLLAADPGRDDRAEPVLPPGLEDDLRSLGYVGGKKP comes from the coding sequence ATGGGTGACGGGCGCGCGCCCGGGATCCCTTCCCGGGACATCTGCCGCTCCCTGGGGCCGGCGCTTCTCCTGCTCGCCCTCGGAGCCTGCTCCGGAGCCGGCGCCCCGCCGGGCCCGGCGCGGAATGGGCCCAACGTCCTGCTCATCACCGTGGACACGCTGCGGCCCGATCACCTCGGCTGCTACGGCTACCGCCGGCCCACGAGCCGCTCCATCGACACCCTCGCGCGGCGCGGCGTCGTGTTCAAGCAGGCGATCACCGCGGCCGGCCGGACGGTGCAGTCGTTCCCCTCGATCCTGACCGGCGTCTATCCCATGGTGCACGGCCTCCGGTATGAGGGGCAGAGCTTCGAAGCGATGAAGGGACGGCTGACCCTGACCGGGGCCCTCAAGAAGAGGGGTTACGAGTCGTTCGCCGTGACCCAGGGGCTCAACGTAGGGCTGCACTACGATTTCGATCTCTACGATCCCGACATCTACCTCGATCCGGAAGGGAAGCGGGTCTACGTGCCGTCGCGAAGCGACAGCGACGCGACGCGCAAGGCCGTGCAGTGGCTCAGGAACCGCAAGCGGAAGGAGGCGCCGTTCTTCCTGTGGATGCGTTACAACGCGCCCCACTGGCCCTACGAGGCCCCGGCGCCGTATACCGAGATGTTCGATCCGGACTACAAGGGGCCGCACGATTTCAACGACGAGGCGGGGCCGGGCGTCGAGCGGGGCGACATCATCTTCGGCAAGACCCGTCTCCCGGCGCGCCAGATCGAGCACGCGGTGGCGCACTACGACGGGGAGGTGGCGTGCGCCGATCACGCGGTGGGGGAGCTCCTGGGCGTGCTTCAGGGAATGGATCTCTTGAAAGCCACCCTCGTCGTCCTGACCGCCGATCACGGCGAGAGCCTCGGGGAGCACGATTACTTCTTCGAGCACGGCGCGTACCTGTACGAGCCCACGGTGCGGGTGCCGCTCATCATCAGCTACCCGCCCTCGCTGCCGGCCGGCATCGTCGTCCCGACCGTGGCGCGCACCATCGACATCGTGCCGACCGTCCTGCAGCTCGCGGGCCTGCCGATTCCATCCGGGCTCCAGGGGGTGAGCCTGGTCCCCTGGATGCGTGGCGGGAAGGAGCCCGGGCCGCTGGCCTATTCCGAGTCGGGGAGGAACTTCTACAAGGAGAACCCCAGGCAGTATGTCGAGGGCGTGGCGGGAAAGTGGCGCATGCTGCGCAGCGACCGCTTCAAGCTGATCATGATCCCCAGGGCATCGGGAGAACCGGACTGGGAGTTCTACGATCTCGAGTCGGATCCGGGTGAGACGGCGGGCGCCGCCGGCCGCTTTCCGGCGGACGAGGCCGTCCTGCGCCGGGCGCTCCTCGATCTCCTGGCCGCCGACCCGGGACGGGACGACCGCGCCGAGCCGGTGCTGCCACCCGGACTGGAGGACGACCTCCGCTCGCTCGGCTACGTCGGGGGCAAGAAGCCGTGA
- a CDS encoding DUF362 domain-containing protein translates to MPKPLIAALRTTPGAVLDDYGRLMRLASYRSVIDPSIPTILKLNLSWTKYFPACSSQPWQVEGVVKAMREDGYDHLVPAENKTVVTDPWKGAANNRWLPVLERYGLKFTALPEVPWQVFRFRSPLLRLNEIFPEGIEIPAIYPGKNIVHLPTVKTHGHAVTTGSIKNSFGGLLKEVRHYAHKYMHEVLVDLVYMQKELHPGVFTVMDGTVCGDGAGPRTMQPVVANVILAGADSVAIDAVAARLMGFDPLAIPYLRMCHDRGLGIADPRDIHLVGDDITSLNLGFRTTRSLVIWGDQMLRRGPLRFLEKIALHSPLVVWAPAASNLYHDFLWYPIIGQARIARFRRTEWGRLFDDRYGRPRGPAGAVSGVAGTPARNG, encoded by the coding sequence TTGCCGAAACCGCTGATTGCCGCTCTCCGCACCACCCCCGGGGCCGTGCTCGACGACTACGGCCGCCTCATGCGGCTGGCCTCCTACCGATCGGTCATCGACCCTTCCATCCCCACGATCCTCAAGCTGAACCTGTCGTGGACGAAGTACTTTCCGGCCTGCTCCAGCCAGCCGTGGCAGGTGGAGGGTGTGGTCAAGGCGATGCGGGAGGACGGATACGACCACCTCGTGCCGGCGGAGAACAAGACGGTGGTGACCGACCCCTGGAAAGGGGCGGCCAACAACCGCTGGCTGCCGGTCCTCGAGCGGTACGGTCTCAAGTTCACGGCCCTGCCGGAGGTGCCATGGCAGGTGTTCCGGTTCCGATCCCCCCTCCTCAGGCTGAACGAGATCTTCCCGGAGGGGATCGAGATCCCGGCGATCTACCCCGGCAAGAACATCGTCCATCTTCCCACGGTCAAGACGCACGGGCACGCGGTGACCACGGGATCGATCAAGAATTCCTTCGGCGGCCTACTGAAGGAGGTGCGCCACTACGCCCACAAGTACATGCACGAGGTGCTGGTCGATCTGGTGTACATGCAGAAGGAGCTCCACCCGGGCGTGTTCACCGTCATGGACGGCACGGTGTGCGGCGACGGGGCGGGTCCGCGGACGATGCAGCCCGTGGTGGCCAACGTGATCCTGGCCGGGGCCGATTCGGTGGCGATCGACGCGGTGGCGGCGCGCCTCATGGGATTCGATCCGCTCGCCATCCCGTACCTCAGGATGTGCCACGATCGCGGCCTGGGGATCGCGGATCCGCGTGACATCCATCTGGTGGGGGACGACATCACGTCGCTCAACCTGGGATTCAGGACGACGCGTTCCCTGGTCATCTGGGGAGACCAGATGCTGCGACGGGGGCCGCTGCGTTTCCTCGAGAAGATCGCGCTGCACTCGCCGCTCGTGGTCTGGGCCCCGGCGGCATCGAACCTCTACCACGACTTCCTCTGGTACCCGATCATCGGCCAGGCCCGGATCGCCCGGTTCCGCCGCACGGAATGGGGCCGGCTGTTCGACGACCGCTATGGCCGGCCGCGCGGCCCGGCGGGGGCGGTCTCCGGAGTGGCCGGAACCCCCGCACGGAATGGGTGA